The genomic interval ATGCCAAGTTTCTGttcatgactaaaaggctcaggggtcacccCAATTGAACTGGGCTAATTGGGTTCcccaaaataaccacacaagaggcACTAATACCTTTTTCTGGGCCTCGCCCTCCCTCGCTCCCCCCTGCGGCTATCTGCGCTGGCAGTCGGTCTCCGTTGGAACCCTTAGGCCCATGGCCCAGCGGCTTGAGGCTGAGCCACTGACGTTCCACGTGCCTTGGAAGCGGCTCCTGCTCCGCGACTTCACGGAGGAGCCAACGCCGTAGATTTGGATCCCGCCGTCGGGACTGCATCCTGGGCAACCGCAAAAGCACAAAATCGACGCAGGGGTCATGTCAGCGCCTTTGGCTTCGTCCAGCAAGCGCCGCGACAGCGGCGCCAGCAGCTCCCGGAGCGGCGGGGAGCGTGAGGGCCGGGGCCTGGAGAGGAGCCCCAGGACGCCCAGCCCCCTGAGGTTGGAGGTGACCACGGGGCGGGGCGCACAGGGCCTCCGCGGCAAGACAGGGGGTTCGCACCGCTCCAGCACAATGAAGAATTTTGTCTGTATAATACTTTCCAGTACTGGAGAAATCCTTTACCACTTGTTGATCTGTCAGACATCGAAGATGTGAGTGAAAACAACCAAACAGAAGCAACACTTGCCTGGCAAGAATGAAGTGGTTGAGATTTACATGGAGTCCTGACATAAAGAGCTGAAAAAATGGGATTTCCTGAATTTGAGAAGTGAAATTCATGTAAgtgaatttatgtattttttaggaAAAAGTTGTTTTCCATACTTGATTTCCAAACCTGAAAAATGAGGAAAGGTTGTTTTGAAGATAAATGCCTGTAGTTACTACTGACCTACTAATAGGGATTTGTCAACAATATAGCAGAGTGGTAGGcaaaatatttatgcatatatttttaaagaagcaagTTTTGTTTAGGTTCTGACTTTTAAGAAACTGATCTTACAAAAAAGGATTCTAGAAGTTTTAGAAATGCATGGAAAATACTCAAATCTTTCTCATCTGCACCAAAAAGTTTGTGGGTCATGGATATCATTTTATAATaacttattaataaaataatttctaatacatCTTACTGACTCTTTTTAGTTGAACAAATAACTGACTTGAACATctatgcaaaattaaaatgtggGGATTCTTTGAAAGccagtattattttttaagttttgtaaaaataaaaagtagtgagAAATTCAATGCTCACTAATAACTTCCAATATTTGATATTAATTATCAACATTTGATATTAAATAACTTCCAATATTTGATATTTGTTGGACTCTATTATGGTTAAtcaaaaatggataaagaaaagtgaCTTCCATTTCTTTAATGTGCAGACAGGGTTGAGAACCACTAGATCAATGTTAGTATTCCTGTTTAAAGGAAATTACtaggggttgggaatgtggctcaagcggtagcgtgctcgcctggcatgtgtgtggcccgggttcgatcctcagcaccacatacaaacaaagatgttgtgtccaccgagaactaaaaaaataaataaatattaaaaaaaaaaaaggaaattactaatttgaactgaAACAATGCCTGTTAATTAGCTTTGTTTTTATTAGTCTCCATTGATGACTTTGTCATAAGTAATTTATAGTGTTGCTGTCActtttcattgttaaaaaaataaagaaatttgtttTGTAGTTAAGTATCAATGACTAAGTTAATTAACATTTGTACTGCATCCAGAATATTGGCTTTGTAATTTAGTAACTTGTCCTTActtgtatatttttttgttgttgggatGACACTAAATCCAAAATTCAGAAAAGGTAGTAAATGCTAGAGGGgaaatttttgacattttgtaTGTACTGCAATATTTAAATATGGGTTGACAATAAGAACAGAAGACAGTGTCTGTCATTGTGGTCAGAAATGGTTTTAAAGACTATACTGCCACTTTCTACCTATGTAGCATTAAACAAGTTATttttcatctcttaaaaaaaaataactttttcattGGGGTCACTGTGACAACTCCTCCGACCTTAAGGGtctgaaggaagagagagagcaagagtaCGCTGTAACCCcatttattgaggagaagctattcaaatgagatAAGGGgccaggtttcagggggctgagtctatcttcataaTGTCCACTGttagcaggttgactgacatctaggtaggcCACATCCAAgtgcacagtaagagaagggtaCACAcccaaggcacttccatggaagactctatcctaaacagggcaaggggttatattacaaaggaacagatgagcatagctccacccatggggctttAGGAAGACACGCCCAGGAACAAAGACAGTCACTCAAACCCTAGAAGAGTGGGGCAGACTAGCATCATGGGTGCCTGAGGCCACATGgcccagcaggggagttaactcaAGTTTCTCACAAATGAAGACATTCTAGCCTCACATCTGCTACACCGGAAAGTTGACTGAGGAAGAGAACAGGGCAGTATGGGGAGGGGTCTTAGTGATCAGGGATGGGCTCCTCTCGGTTTCCTTACATTAGGATGATAGGAACACAGATACATAATCAGAAAGAGAAGTTGGGACCTCTTGAAACTGTAGTAGGGAGCAGGAAGAGAACTGAAGAAATCCTGTGTTGCTCAGTCCCACAGAAGACAGCTAGCTGTCTCACACtataaatgaaggtattatgaACAAATTCATTGTAATGCAGACACTCTGAACAACCCATTAAACATTCAAAATGTCAGAAATTCCTAGGAGAGTCCTGTAACCCAGGAGTCTCTCCATTTCccaatccctctctctctcttccagccCTCCAGGGTCTTACCTTTTTA from Ictidomys tridecemlineatus isolate mIctTri1 chromosome 8, mIctTri1.hap1, whole genome shotgun sequence carries:
- the LOC106145415 gene encoding LOW QUALITY PROTEIN: uncharacterized protein C9orf40 (The sequence of the model RefSeq protein was modified relative to this genomic sequence to represent the inferred CDS: inserted 1 base in 1 codon; deleted 1 base in 1 codon; substituted 1 base at 1 genomic stop codon) produces the protein MAQRLEAEPLTFHVPWKRLLLRDFTEEPTPXIWIPPSGLHPGQPQKHKIDAGVMSAPLASSSKRRDSGASSSRSGGEREXPGPGEEPQDAQPPEVGGDHGAGRTGPPRQDRGFAPLQHNEEFCLYNTFQYWRNPLPLVDLSDIEDVSENNQTEATLPGKNEVVEIYMES